The following coding sequences are from one Mycobacterium bourgelatii window:
- a CDS encoding metal-dependent hydrolase family protein, whose translation MDIQELRISNVNVFDSAAARITGPMDVVIANGVIETVAAAGTTETSGATIDGTGKTLLPGLIDAHWHAVFTTITPLVAQTAEVGYVFARAIASAEDTLLRGFTTVRDLGGPVFGLKHAIDEGVVPGPRIFPAGGFISQTGGHGDFRLPNEIPRGICGHLSYAEIIGSAVIADGEAEVLRGAREMLRRGASQIKLMAGGGVASTYDPLDVSQFTEAEMHAAVEAAENWGTYVTVHAYTPRAIRTAVAAGVRCVEHGQLIDEDTVALLAEKDVWWCLQPFLDDDDRPPLAPANVAKLKEMVAGTDTAYQLAIKHGVKIAFGTDTLFDAKLASRQGAQLAKLTRWFTPAEVLQQATFHNAQLLEMCGPRYPYPGRLGVVAEGALADLILVDGDPVADISLITRPHEAFTAIIKEGRLVKGEAT comes from the coding sequence ATGGACATTCAAGAGTTGCGGATCTCGAACGTCAACGTCTTCGACAGCGCCGCGGCCCGGATCACCGGGCCGATGGACGTCGTCATCGCCAACGGGGTGATCGAAACCGTCGCTGCCGCCGGCACGACGGAAACCTCGGGTGCCACCATCGACGGGACCGGCAAGACGCTGCTACCCGGATTGATCGACGCGCACTGGCACGCCGTGTTCACCACCATCACGCCGTTGGTGGCGCAGACCGCCGAGGTCGGCTACGTGTTCGCGCGCGCGATCGCCAGCGCCGAGGACACCTTGTTGCGCGGCTTCACCACGGTCCGCGATCTGGGTGGGCCCGTGTTCGGCTTGAAGCACGCAATCGATGAGGGAGTGGTTCCCGGGCCGCGCATCTTCCCGGCGGGCGGATTCATCTCCCAGACCGGCGGACACGGCGATTTCCGGCTGCCCAACGAGATACCCCGCGGCATCTGCGGCCACCTGAGTTATGCCGAGATCATCGGGTCCGCGGTCATTGCCGACGGCGAAGCCGAGGTGCTGCGCGGTGCGCGCGAGATGTTGCGTCGGGGCGCCTCGCAAATCAAGCTGATGGCCGGCGGTGGTGTCGCATCGACCTACGACCCACTCGACGTCTCCCAGTTCACCGAAGCCGAAATGCATGCGGCGGTGGAGGCGGCCGAGAATTGGGGCACCTATGTCACGGTGCACGCATACACGCCGCGCGCCATCCGCACCGCCGTTGCGGCCGGGGTCCGATGTGTCGAGCACGGGCAGCTCATCGATGAAGACACCGTGGCGCTGCTCGCCGAAAAGGACGTCTGGTGGTGTCTGCAACCGTTTCTCGACGACGACGACAGGCCGCCGCTGGCACCGGCGAACGTCGCCAAGCTGAAAGAGATGGTCGCCGGCACCGACACCGCTTACCAGTTGGCCATCAAGCATGGAGTCAAGATCGCGTTCGGCACCGACACATTGTTCGACGCCAAGTTAGCCAGCCGGCAAGGTGCGCAGCTCGCCAAACTCACGCGCTGGTTCACACCCGCAGAAGTGTTGCAGCAGGCGACTTTCCATAACGCCCAACTGCTCGAAATGTGCGGACCGCGGTACCCCTACCCTGGGCGGCTGGGGGTGGTGGCCGAAGGGGCGTTGGCCGACCTGATTCTGGTCGACGGCGACCCGGTTGCCGACATCTCCCTGATCACCAGACCCCACGAGGCGTTCACCGCGATCATCAAGGAGGGTCGCCTGGTCAAGGGCGAGGCCACCTAG
- the galT gene encoding galactose-1-phosphate uridylyltransferase, which translates to MTAPTRWTLADGRDMLFFTLPGHVAAPVPDRRPLAERDPTPSQLRYDRTTGQWVIIAAQRQDRTYKPPPDQCPLCPGPTGLTSEIPAADYDVVVFENRFPSLAGAGTVPNPPAEGFVAVPGYGRCEVICFSADHSGSFAELGPTHARLVVEAWRHRTADLLQLPGIDQVFCFENRGEEIGVTLAHPHGQIYAYPYLTPRTAIMLSQADQYRKQHGSNLFGDLLADEIADGRRIIAHSEKFTAFVPFAARWPVEVHIYPNRLVHNITELTADELDEFTLMYRDVLQRFDRLYSSPLPYLSALHQYNDTEAQREGYFHVELMSIRRSATKLKYLASSESAMDAFISDVNPEAVAARLCEQAT; encoded by the coding sequence GTGACGGCGCCGACGCGGTGGACCCTGGCCGACGGCCGTGACATGCTTTTTTTCACGTTGCCCGGGCACGTCGCGGCGCCGGTGCCGGATCGTCGGCCACTGGCTGAGCGCGATCCAACCCCGTCGCAACTGCGGTATGACCGGACGACCGGCCAGTGGGTGATCATCGCCGCGCAGCGACAGGACCGCACCTACAAGCCGCCGCCCGATCAATGCCCGCTGTGCCCAGGACCCACCGGGCTGACCAGCGAGATACCCGCCGCCGATTACGACGTCGTCGTCTTCGAGAACCGGTTCCCCAGCCTGGCCGGCGCCGGCACCGTCCCGAACCCACCTGCTGAGGGCTTCGTGGCCGTGCCCGGGTACGGACGCTGCGAGGTGATCTGCTTCTCGGCGGACCACTCCGGATCGTTCGCGGAGCTGGGCCCCACGCACGCGCGGCTGGTGGTCGAGGCGTGGCGGCATCGCACGGCCGACTTGCTGCAACTGCCGGGAATTGACCAGGTGTTCTGCTTCGAAAACCGCGGCGAGGAGATCGGGGTGACACTGGCGCACCCGCACGGGCAGATCTATGCCTACCCCTATCTGACCCCGCGCACCGCGATCATGCTGAGCCAGGCCGATCAGTACCGAAAACAGCACGGCAGCAACCTTTTCGGTGATCTGCTCGCGGATGAGATCGCCGACGGCCGCCGCATCATCGCGCACAGCGAAAAGTTCACCGCGTTCGTGCCGTTTGCCGCCCGCTGGCCCGTGGAGGTGCACATCTACCCGAATCGGCTGGTACACAACATCACTGAACTAACCGCTGACGAATTAGACGAGTTCACCCTGATGTATCGCGACGTGTTGCAAAGGTTTGACCGGCTGTATTCCTCGCCGCTGCCGTACCTGTCAGCACTGCACCAATACAACGACACCGAGGCCCAGCGGGAGGGCTATTTCCACGTCGAGCTGATGTCGATCCGGCGCAGCGCCACGAAGTTGAAATACCTCGCGTCTTCCGAATCCGCGATGGATGCGTTCATCAGCGACGTCAACCCGGAAGCGGTGGCCGCGCGACTGTGCGAGCAGGCGACATGA
- a CDS encoding type II toxin-antitoxin system Phd/YefM family antitoxin, with protein MAEVPVRELNQDTAGVLARVKRGEHIDITERGTVVARLVPAQENPLAEMISAGKLHPATVVGPTPRPTGPVNTDNEAGQVLRELRDAERF; from the coding sequence ATGGCCGAAGTGCCCGTGCGCGAGTTGAACCAGGACACTGCAGGGGTTCTCGCGCGGGTCAAACGCGGCGAGCACATCGACATCACCGAACGCGGAACCGTCGTGGCCCGACTGGTCCCCGCGCAAGAGAATCCCCTGGCCGAAATGATCAGTGCCGGAAAGCTACATCCCGCCACCGTAGTGGGACCGACACCGCGGCCGACCGGGCCAGTCAACACCGACAACGAAGCCGGCCAGGTGTTGCGCGAGTTGCGGGACGCCGAGCGTTTCTGA
- a CDS encoding TVP38/TMEM64 family protein, which produces MVDEISPDPPSRRRDIARLAVFAGFLVLLFYLVAVVRVIDVEAVRRFIAATGPMAPVTYVVASSILGALFVPGPLLAAGSGLLFGPILGTFVTLGATVGSATAASLAGRRAGRKSARNLLGQQRADRVDALIERRGLWAVVGQRFVPGISDALASYMFGAFGVPLWQMAVGAFIGSAPRAFVYTALGASIGDLSAPLAFVAIGVWCVTAVIGAFAAHRGFRHWREHSG; this is translated from the coding sequence ATGGTCGACGAAATCTCACCCGATCCCCCGTCACGGCGGCGCGACATCGCGCGACTCGCGGTGTTCGCCGGCTTTCTGGTGCTGCTGTTTTACCTGGTCGCCGTCGTCCGAGTGATCGACGTCGAGGCGGTGCGGCGCTTCATCGCGGCAACGGGTCCGATGGCGCCGGTGACCTACGTCGTCGCCTCATCAATCCTCGGGGCACTGTTCGTGCCAGGGCCACTCCTGGCCGCGGGCAGTGGCCTGCTGTTCGGCCCCATCCTGGGCACGTTCGTGACGCTGGGCGCGACGGTGGGCTCGGCAACGGCCGCCAGCCTCGCCGGCCGCCGGGCCGGCCGAAAAAGCGCGCGCAACCTGCTGGGCCAGCAGCGCGCCGACCGGGTCGACGCCCTGATCGAACGGCGCGGGCTGTGGGCGGTCGTGGGGCAGCGGTTCGTCCCCGGCATATCCGACGCGCTCGCCTCCTATATGTTCGGAGCATTCGGAGTTCCGTTGTGGCAGATGGCCGTCGGTGCGTTCATCGGGTCGGCGCCGCGCGCCTTCGTCTATACGGCGTTGGGCGCTTCGATCGGGGACTTGTCTGCACCGTTGGCGTTCGTCGCCATAGGAGTGTGGTGCGTGACCGCCGTCATCGGGGCCTTCGCCGCACACCGTGGATTCCGGCATTGGCGCGAGCACAGCGGCTGA
- a CDS encoding PIN domain-containing protein: MIPCRTGTFAYLHPVSRGISRKIWVRREPESDELAEWLDAQAPAPWVSSTLIEVELPRALRRVDPSLLARVPGIVSRVARYEIDEVVRAAAGALPDPTLRSLDAIHLATGQTVFGTKLTAFVSYDERLLAAAASAGLPTVAPGR; the protein is encoded by the coding sequence ATTATCCCTTGCAGGACAGGCACTTTCGCTTATCTACACCCCGTTTCTCGAGGCATTTCACGAAAAATCTGGGTTAGGCGCGAACCCGAAAGTGATGAATTAGCAGAGTGGCTCGATGCGCAGGCGCCCGCGCCGTGGGTGTCATCGACGCTGATCGAGGTGGAACTGCCCCGGGCTCTGCGGCGGGTTGATCCCTCATTGCTTGCCCGCGTTCCCGGGATAGTGTCGCGAGTCGCCCGTTACGAGATCGACGAAGTCGTTCGGGCTGCTGCAGGGGCCCTGCCCGACCCCACACTCAGATCCCTCGACGCGATTCATCTCGCAACGGGCCAAACGGTGTTTGGTACCAAGCTGACCGCGTTCGTTTCCTACGACGAACGCTTGCTCGCTGCCGCGGCCTCGGCGGGCCTTCCGACAGTCGCTCCCGGCCGCTAG
- the recD gene encoding exodeoxyribonuclease V subunit alpha, producing the protein MTTESAAQPGAAIIDPVGWRQAVGATGLLRTFNEAGVIESADVHVAQRLTEMSGETQPSVALAVALAVRALRAGSVCVDLRAAQEQVGISDLPWPAADDWLAAVHASPLLGSPPVLRVYDDNLVYLDRYWREEQQVADDLRVLLAAPAPAATPEIGRLFPEGYEEQRDAASIALSQGFTVLTGGPGTGKTTTVARLLALFAEQAQMAGKARMRIALAAPTGKAAARLQEAVQSEVDKLDAVDRQRVTGLRATTLHRLLGPRPDTSSRFRQHRGNRLPHDVIVVDETSMVSLTMMARLLEAVRPQSRLLLVGDPDQLASVEAGAVLADLVDGLGAQDNSRVAALQTSHRFGESIGELASAIRGGDADRAVELLRAGDDHIEWDNAEDPTPHLRSVLVAQALRLRQAAVLGDATAALATLDEHRLLCAHRRGRYGIQHWNRQIERWLTEATGEPIWSAWYPGRPVLVTANDYGLGVYNGDTGVTVLHDGTLRAVIAGAAEPLNLATSRLSDVETVHAMTIHKSQGSQADDVTVLLPTADSRLLTRELFYTAVTRAKRKVRVVGPEASVRTAIARRAVRASGLRLRLRDVLRPGPARPDYDRD; encoded by the coding sequence ATGACGACCGAAAGCGCGGCGCAGCCGGGCGCAGCGATCATTGATCCCGTCGGCTGGCGGCAGGCTGTCGGCGCTACCGGTCTACTACGGACCTTCAACGAAGCTGGTGTGATCGAGTCGGCAGATGTCCATGTTGCACAGCGGCTTACGGAGATGTCCGGCGAGACACAACCATCAGTAGCGCTGGCGGTCGCGCTGGCGGTGCGCGCGCTGCGGGCCGGTTCGGTATGCGTCGACCTGCGGGCCGCGCAGGAGCAGGTCGGTATTTCCGACCTCCCGTGGCCGGCGGCGGACGATTGGCTGGCGGCGGTGCACGCCAGCCCGCTCCTCGGATCGCCCCCGGTGCTGCGGGTGTACGACGACAACCTCGTCTATCTAGACCGTTATTGGCGCGAGGAACAGCAGGTCGCAGACGATCTCCGGGTGCTGCTGGCTGCCCCTGCACCCGCCGCAACCCCGGAAATCGGCCGATTGTTCCCCGAGGGCTACGAGGAACAGCGTGACGCCGCGAGTATCGCGCTTTCGCAGGGCTTTACGGTACTCACCGGAGGCCCCGGGACCGGTAAGACGACGACGGTGGCAAGGCTGTTGGCGCTGTTCGCCGAACAGGCGCAGATGGCCGGCAAGGCGCGCATGCGCATCGCGTTGGCGGCCCCGACGGGGAAGGCCGCTGCCAGGCTGCAGGAAGCGGTGCAAAGTGAGGTCGACAAGCTGGATGCCGTTGATCGGCAGCGGGTCACGGGACTGCGTGCGACCACGTTGCACCGGCTATTGGGCCCGAGGCCGGATACATCCTCACGGTTTCGCCAACATCGCGGCAACCGGCTGCCGCACGACGTAATCGTCGTCGACGAGACGTCGATGGTGTCGCTGACAATGATGGCCCGACTGCTCGAGGCAGTGCGTCCGCAATCACGCCTGTTACTCGTCGGCGACCCAGACCAGCTGGCGTCGGTGGAAGCGGGCGCGGTATTGGCCGATTTGGTCGACGGGCTGGGAGCACAAGACAATTCGCGGGTCGCAGCGCTGCAGACCTCGCATCGGTTCGGCGAATCAATTGGGGAGTTGGCGTCAGCGATCCGCGGCGGTGACGCCGACCGCGCTGTCGAGCTGCTGCGAGCGGGTGACGATCACATCGAGTGGGACAATGCCGAAGACCCTACCCCCCATCTGCGTAGCGTTCTTGTGGCCCAGGCGCTCCGACTACGGCAGGCCGCCGTCCTCGGCGACGCGACGGCAGCACTGGCCACGCTCGACGAGCATCGACTGCTGTGCGCGCATCGGCGCGGACGCTATGGGATCCAGCACTGGAACCGCCAGATCGAGAGGTGGCTGACCGAAGCAACCGGAGAGCCGATTTGGTCGGCATGGTATCCCGGGCGACCGGTGCTGGTGACGGCAAACGACTACGGGCTGGGTGTTTACAACGGCGACACCGGGGTGACGGTCCTGCATGACGGCACGCTGAGAGCCGTCATCGCCGGTGCCGCCGAACCGCTGAATCTCGCTACCAGTCGGCTGTCTGACGTCGAGACGGTGCACGCCATGACGATCCACAAGAGCCAGGGCAGCCAGGCCGACGATGTGACAGTCCTGCTGCCCACAGCCGACTCGCGATTGCTGACGCGGGAGCTGTTCTACACAGCGGTGACGCGGGCCAAGCGCAAGGTGCGAGTTGTCGGGCCGGAGGCTTCGGTGCGTACCGCGATCGCACGTCGGGCGGTACGAGCGAGCGGGCTTCGGTTGCGGCTGCGGGACGTGCTCAGGCCAGGGCCAGCGAGACCGGACTATGACCGTGACTGA
- a CDS encoding type II toxin-antitoxin system VapB family antitoxin has translation MALNIKDPSVHQAVKEIAKITGESQAQAVATAVNERLARLRSDDLAARLLAIGHKTSSRMTPETKRIDHAALLYDERGLPT, from the coding sequence ATGGCGTTGAACATTAAAGATCCGTCGGTCCATCAGGCAGTCAAGGAGATCGCGAAAATTACCGGCGAATCGCAAGCTCAGGCGGTGGCGACTGCGGTGAATGAACGTCTGGCAAGGCTGCGAAGTGACGATCTCGCCGCCCGCCTGTTGGCCATTGGCCACAAGACCTCGAGTCGGATGACCCCAGAAACCAAACGGATCGACCATGCTGCTCTGCTGTATGACGAGCGAGGGTTGCCGACGTGA
- a CDS encoding type II toxin-antitoxin system VapC family toxin: MIVDTSAVIAILRAEDDASAYAAAIAAADTRRLSAASYLECGIVLDSQGDPVISRSLDEFLEEGEFIVEPVTERQARLARLAYADFGKGSGHPAGLNFGDCLAYALAIDRREPLLWKGNEFGHTGVQTASGPG; this comes from the coding sequence GTGATCGTAGATACGTCGGCGGTCATCGCGATCTTGCGGGCAGAGGACGACGCCTCGGCCTACGCCGCAGCCATCGCCGCCGCCGATACGCGCAGACTGTCTGCGGCGAGCTACCTCGAATGCGGGATTGTTCTAGATTCCCAGGGTGACCCAGTCATCAGCAGAAGCCTTGACGAGTTCCTCGAGGAAGGCGAGTTCATTGTCGAGCCGGTAACCGAGCGCCAGGCTCGCCTGGCTCGTCTGGCTTATGCGGATTTCGGTAAAGGTAGCGGCCATCCCGCAGGCTTGAATTTCGGCGATTGCCTCGCCTACGCGCTGGCCATCGATCGACGCGAGCCATTGCTCTGGAAGGGCAACGAATTCGGGCACACCGGTGTCCAAACAGCTTCAGGTCCAGGGTGA
- a CDS encoding class I SAM-dependent methyltransferase translates to MVRTDDDSWEITESVGATALGVAAARAAETESDSPLVRDPFARVFLNAAGDGVWNWFAAPKLPDEILAAEPQLPVQMQSMMGYMASRTMFFDNFFIEAAQVGVRQHIILAAGLDSRAWRLPWPDTATVYELDQPKVLEFKTSTLAEHGAEPTCHRVGVAVDLRQDWPTALRQAGFDPSQPSAWSVEGLLPYLPAAGQDLLFNRIDELSAAGSRVAVEAPGPGWMDPDVRARRRERMERLRNLMADVDPQREIPRTDELWYFEEREDVADWLRRHGWDVKATPSQELMSGYGRGIPDGIEDTTPRTVFVYGAR, encoded by the coding sequence GTGGTAAGGACCGATGACGACAGTTGGGAGATCACCGAAAGCGTGGGCGCCACGGCCCTGGGTGTGGCGGCCGCGCGCGCGGCGGAAACGGAAAGCGACTCTCCACTGGTGCGCGACCCGTTCGCGCGCGTGTTCCTGAATGCCGCTGGTGACGGGGTGTGGAACTGGTTCGCCGCACCCAAACTGCCGGACGAAATCCTCGCGGCCGAACCCCAGTTGCCTGTCCAGATGCAGTCGATGATGGGCTATATGGCCTCGCGCACAATGTTTTTCGACAACTTCTTCATCGAAGCCGCCCAGGTCGGCGTCCGCCAACACATCATCCTGGCCGCCGGATTGGACTCCCGCGCCTGGCGGTTGCCGTGGCCCGACACCGCTACGGTCTATGAGCTCGATCAGCCCAAGGTGCTGGAATTCAAGACTTCCACTCTGGCCGAGCATGGCGCCGAACCGACGTGTCACCGGGTCGGTGTGGCGGTAGACCTGCGTCAGGATTGGCCGACGGCTTTGCGGCAGGCCGGTTTTGATCCCTCGCAACCCAGCGCTTGGTCGGTCGAGGGTCTGCTGCCGTATTTGCCGGCGGCTGGCCAGGATTTGCTGTTCAACCGTATTGACGAGCTCAGCGCGGCGGGAAGCCGGGTCGCAGTGGAAGCCCCCGGACCCGGCTGGATGGACCCGGACGTTCGCGCCCGCCGCCGCGAGCGGATGGAGCGGCTGCGCAACTTGATGGCAGATGTCGATCCGCAGCGCGAAATACCGAGAACCGACGAGCTGTGGTACTTCGAGGAGCGTGAAGACGTCGCCGACTGGCTGCGCCGGCACGGTTGGGACGTGAAAGCGACGCCCTCTCAAGAACTTATGTCCGGATATGGTCGCGGCATCCCGGACGGAATCGAAGACACCACGCCGCGCACCGTGTTCGTCTACGGCGCGCGCTAG
- a CDS encoding galactokinase, producing the protein MSTVRYAAPGRVNLIGEHTDYNLGFALPIGLPQRTVVTFTPDDSDAITASSDRADGSVRIGLDTAPRDVTGWAAYVAGVVWALRDVGHQVPGGTMSITSDVEVGSGLSSSAALTCAVLGALKTATETATATATGSRLDRVEAARIAQRAENEYVGAPTGLLDQLSALFAEPDTALLIDFRDITVRPVPFDPDAAGVTLVLIDSRVRHSHAGGEYADRRASCERAAAAMGAATLRDVQDRGLAALSAVTDPVDLRRARHVLTENQRVLDFAAALKDSDYSTAGGIMTASHESMRDDFNITVPQVDLIAETAVRAGALGARMTGGGFGGVVIALVPLDRVESLSATVRGASADAGYDEPTIRRTHSAAGATAL; encoded by the coding sequence ATGAGCACGGTTCGCTATGCCGCGCCCGGCCGGGTGAACCTGATCGGTGAACATACTGACTACAACCTGGGTTTCGCGCTGCCGATTGGGTTGCCGCAGCGCACGGTCGTCACGTTCACGCCCGACGACAGCGACGCGATCACCGCGAGTAGCGACCGCGCCGACGGCTCGGTGCGGATCGGGTTGGACACCGCGCCGCGCGATGTGACCGGTTGGGCAGCTTACGTGGCCGGGGTTGTCTGGGCATTGCGCGACGTCGGCCATCAGGTACCCGGTGGGACGATGTCGATTACCAGCGACGTCGAGGTCGGGTCCGGGCTGTCGTCCTCGGCGGCCCTCACCTGTGCGGTGCTGGGTGCCTTGAAGACCGCCACGGAGACCGCTACGGCGACCGCGACGGGTTCCCGCTTGGACCGTGTCGAGGCGGCCCGGATCGCTCAGCGCGCCGAGAACGAGTACGTCGGTGCCCCAACGGGTTTGCTTGACCAGCTGTCCGCGCTCTTTGCAGAACCGGATACCGCGCTGTTGATCGACTTCCGTGATATCACGGTGCGGCCGGTGCCATTCGATCCGGACGCGGCCGGTGTCACGCTGGTCCTGATCGACTCCCGGGTCCGGCACAGTCATGCGGGCGGGGAGTACGCGGACCGGCGAGCATCGTGTGAGCGCGCGGCCGCGGCGATGGGCGCGGCTACGCTGCGTGACGTGCAGGATCGCGGGCTGGCGGCGCTGAGCGCGGTCACCGATCCGGTCGACTTGCGCCGCGCTCGCCACGTGTTGACCGAGAACCAACGGGTATTGGATTTCGCTGCCGCCCTAAAGGATTCGGACTACTCGACGGCCGGCGGGATAATGACCGCGTCCCACGAGTCGATGCGGGACGACTTCAATATCACCGTTCCGCAGGTCGATCTGATCGCCGAGACCGCCGTGCGCGCGGGCGCGCTGGGTGCCCGGATGACCGGCGGCGGATTCGGCGGCGTGGTGATCGCGTTGGTACCCCTCGATCGGGTGGAAAGTCTCTCGGCGACGGTGCGCGGGGCTTCGGCCGACGCCGGTTACGACGAACCGACCATCCGCCGGACCCATTCCGCCGCCGGCGCGACGGCGTTGTGA